Proteins from one Halococcus sediminicola genomic window:
- a CDS encoding SDR family NAD(P)-dependent oxidoreductase has translation MELVDGKSTIVTGSASGIGEATAKLFAEQGANVVVADVSVDEGKQTVAEIEEAGGTATFVETNVAKPSDVEAMIETAVGEYGQLDVLHNNAGIEGQVAKIADQSVDGFDDVVDINLKGVWLGMKFGVEAMLENENGGTIVSTSSIGGVSGIPTYSVYGATKAGVSLMTKTVANEYAAENIRANAVAPGIVETEMVTRVLEEDPEQEQAFLEMEPMPGLAQPEEIAKAVLFLASDLASRVTGVTLPVEGGKLA, from the coding sequence ATGGAATTAGTGGACGGCAAGTCGACAATCGTTACTGGATCCGCATCCGGTATTGGTGAAGCAACGGCAAAACTATTCGCGGAACAGGGGGCAAACGTGGTCGTCGCCGATGTAAGCGTAGACGAAGGAAAACAAACGGTGGCGGAGATCGAGGAAGCGGGAGGCACCGCTACGTTTGTCGAGACGAACGTCGCCAAGCCCAGCGACGTAGAAGCGATGATTGAAACTGCCGTGGGCGAATACGGTCAGTTAGACGTTCTACACAACAACGCAGGCATCGAAGGTCAAGTCGCCAAAATCGCAGATCAGTCAGTCGACGGATTCGATGACGTGGTTGACATTAATCTGAAAGGTGTGTGGCTAGGAATGAAATTCGGTGTCGAGGCAATGCTTGAAAATGAGAACGGCGGCACGATTGTGAGTACCTCTTCGATCGGTGGCGTCTCCGGCATTCCCACCTACTCAGTGTACGGTGCTACCAAAGCTGGTGTGAGCCTGATGACCAAAACGGTCGCGAACGAGTATGCTGCCGAAAACATTCGTGCAAACGCTGTAGCACCGGGTATCGTCGAAACGGAAATGGTCACACGCGTTCTTGAAGAGGACCCCGAACAGGAACAAGCGTTTCTCGAAATGGAACCCATGCCAGGGCTTGCTCAGCCCGAAGAGATCGCAAAAGCGGTGCTCTTCCTCGCCTCTGATCTTGCATCCCGAGTCACCGGGGTCACACTCCCCGTCGAAGGCGGAAAGCTCGCTTAG
- a CDS encoding nuclear transport factor 2 family protein, which yields MDDRDVKNRLRRIEDRFKIEQLRFAYCYAVDERDWEALVSLFTENATLDYGDLGTYEGHDGIHAFATEFIEPNLKATAHVVHNPVIDVNGDTATGHWYVTSPITHQDGSGGFRWGRYDEAYHCTDGEWYIDDLRFRFIYSLDYEEGWPDLETFPQR from the coding sequence ATGGATGATCGAGACGTCAAAAACCGCCTTCGCCGGATCGAGGACCGTTTCAAAATCGAACAACTCCGGTTCGCGTACTGTTATGCCGTTGACGAACGCGACTGGGAGGCGTTGGTCTCGTTGTTCACAGAAAATGCTACACTGGATTACGGCGATCTCGGGACCTACGAGGGCCATGACGGTATACACGCTTTCGCGACCGAGTTTATCGAGCCAAATCTCAAAGCTACCGCCCACGTCGTCCACAATCCGGTCATCGATGTAAATGGTGATACTGCGACGGGCCACTGGTACGTGACTTCTCCTATCACGCACCAAGATGGAAGCGGCGGCTTCCGCTGGGGCCGATACGATGAGGCATACCACTGTACTGACGGGGAATGGTACATTGATGACCTACGTTTTCGCTTCATCTATTCGCTCGATTACGAGGAAGGATGGCCTGATCTCGAGACTTTCCCGCAGAGATAA